A single region of the Cereibacter sphaeroides 2.4.1 genome encodes:
- a CDS encoding NifX-associated nitrogen fixation protein — MSETETLPRGGLYPASDYLDQLAAIVRAQDSYGHWDGKSDAELLADYILTPEERREMPIISDPEPETIARIEKFYDAVGLLVEKRTGVMAGHMAKFHHEGFGRVVLIGGSLVLVSKHMRDVHRFGFASYEKLAEAGEKLASAAVRKIEAHPEAARD; from the coding sequence ATGAGCGAGACCGAGACCCTGCCGCGCGGCGGCCTCTATCCGGCGAGCGACTATCTCGACCAGCTGGCCGCCATCGTCCGGGCGCAGGACAGCTACGGCCATTGGGACGGCAAGAGCGACGCCGAGCTTCTGGCCGACTATATCCTCACCCCCGAGGAGCGGCGCGAGATGCCGATCATCAGCGATCCCGAGCCCGAGACCATCGCCCGGATCGAGAAGTTCTACGATGCCGTGGGGCTCCTCGTGGAAAAGCGCACGGGCGTCATGGCAGGGCACATGGCGAAGTTCCACCACGAGGGCTTCGGCCGGGTGGTGCTGATCGGGGGCAGCCTCGTGCTGGTCTCCAAGCACATGCGCGACGTCCACCGCTTCGGCTTTGCCAGCTACGAGAAGCTGGCCGAGGCCGGCGAGAAACTCGCCTCGGCCGCGGTGCGCAAGATCGAGGCCCATCCCGAGGCCGCGCGCGACTGA
- the nifD gene encoding nitrogenase molybdenum-iron protein alpha chain — MAKDIADSAETNMKLIEEVLAAYPDKARKKRAKHLNVAAPVAEAEPGLQSKCDNVKSNIKSVPGVMTIRGCAYAGSKGVVWGPVKDMLHISHGPVGCGHYSWSQRRNYYTGTTGVDSFVTMQVTTDFQENDIVFGGDKKLEKTIDELNMLFPLNKGISIQSECPIGLIGDDIEAVSKKKAKDIGKRVVPVRCEGFRGVSQSLGHHIANDMIRDWVLEAGEGARAGYEPGPYDVNIIGDYNIGGDAWSSRILLEEIGLNVIAQWSGDATIAEMERAPAAKLNLIHCYRSMSYICRHMEENHGVPWMEYNFFGPSQIAASLRAIAAKFDDRIQANAEAVIAKYQPLVDAVNAKYKPRLEGKKVMLYVGGLRPRHVVDAYHDLGMEIVGTGYEFAHNDDYKRTGHYIKEGTLIFDDVSGYELEKFVEAIRPDLVGSGIKEKYNTQKMGIPFRQMHSWDYSGPYHGYDGYAIFARDMDLAINNPVWGMFDAPWKKTA; from the coding sequence ATGGCGAAAGATATCGCTGACTCTGCCGAGACCAACATGAAGCTGATCGAGGAGGTGCTGGCCGCCTACCCCGACAAGGCCAGGAAGAAGCGCGCCAAGCACCTGAATGTCGCAGCGCCCGTCGCCGAGGCCGAACCCGGCCTCCAGTCGAAATGCGACAATGTGAAATCGAACATCAAGTCGGTCCCCGGCGTGATGACCATCCGCGGCTGCGCCTATGCCGGCTCGAAGGGCGTGGTCTGGGGCCCGGTCAAGGACATGCTGCACATCAGCCACGGCCCGGTCGGCTGCGGCCACTACAGCTGGTCCCAGCGCCGCAACTACTACACCGGCACGACGGGCGTGGATTCGTTCGTGACCATGCAGGTCACCACCGACTTCCAGGAAAACGACATCGTCTTCGGCGGTGACAAGAAGCTGGAAAAGACCATCGACGAGCTGAACATGCTCTTCCCGCTGAACAAGGGGATCTCGATCCAGTCGGAATGCCCGATCGGCCTGATCGGCGACGACATCGAGGCGGTGTCGAAGAAGAAGGCCAAGGACATCGGCAAGCGCGTCGTTCCGGTGCGCTGCGAGGGCTTCCGCGGCGTGTCGCAGTCGCTCGGCCACCATATCGCGAACGACATGATCCGCGACTGGGTGCTGGAAGCGGGCGAGGGCGCGCGCGCGGGCTACGAGCCCGGCCCCTATGACGTGAACATCATCGGCGACTACAACATCGGCGGCGACGCCTGGTCGAGCCGGATCCTGCTGGAAGAGATCGGCCTCAACGTCATCGCGCAATGGTCGGGCGACGCCACCATCGCCGAGATGGAGCGCGCTCCGGCGGCGAAGCTGAACCTCATCCACTGCTACCGTTCGATGAGCTACATCTGCCGGCACATGGAAGAGAACCACGGCGTGCCGTGGATGGAGTACAACTTCTTCGGCCCCTCGCAGATCGCGGCCTCGCTGCGCGCCATCGCCGCGAAGTTCGACGACAGGATCCAGGCCAATGCCGAAGCGGTCATCGCGAAATACCAGCCGCTCGTCGATGCGGTGAACGCGAAATACAAGCCGCGCCTCGAAGGCAAGAAGGTGATGCTCTATGTGGGCGGCCTGCGTCCGCGCCACGTCGTCGACGCCTACCATGACCTGGGCATGGAGATCGTGGGCACCGGCTACGAATTCGCCCACAACGACGACTACAAGCGCACCGGCCATTACATCAAGGAAGGCACGCTGATCTTCGACGACGTCTCGGGCTACGAGCTGGAGAAATTCGTCGAGGCGATCCGTCCCGATCTCGTGGGCTCGGGCATCAAGGAGAAATACAACACGCAGAAGATGGGCATCCCGTTCCGTCAGATGCACTCCTGGGATTATTCCGGCCCCTACCACGGCTACGACGGCTACGCGATCTTCGCGCGCGACATGGATCTCGCGATCAACAACCCCGTCTGGGGCATGTTCGATGCGCCCTGGAAGAAGACGGCCTGA
- the nifK gene encoding nitrogenase molybdenum-iron protein subunit beta, which produces MPQSAEKVLDHKDLFKEPEYQAMLEKKRATYENATPAETVAETADWTKSWDYREKNLARSCVTINPAKACQPLGAVFAAAGYDSTMSFVHGSQGCVAYYRSHLARHFKEPSSAVSSSMTEDAAVFGGLNNMVEGLANTYALYSPKMIAVSTTCMAEVIGDDLNSFIIKSKEKESVPADFPVPFAHTPAFVGSHVDGYDNMQKGILSNFWKDAPRTAGEGLNIIPGFDGYCVGNVREMKRMLGLMGVEATVLGDASDVYDTPSDGEYRMYAGGTTQEEIKEALNAKATLSLQEYCTRRTLAFCEEVGQETASFHYPMGVKATDEFLMKVSDLTGKEIPEALRLERGRLIDAMADSQAYLHGKTYAIFGDPDFVYAMARFVMEMGGEPKHCLATNGGKDWEVQMKELLASSPFGEGCQVWAGKDLWHLRSILATEPADLLIGSSYGKYLERDCNVPLIRLTFPIFDRHHHHRFPTFGYQGAIQVLVKILDKIFDKLDDESDISFDLTR; this is translated from the coding sequence ATGCCGCAGTCGGCCGAAAAGGTTCTGGATCACAAGGATCTGTTCAAGGAACCCGAATATCAGGCGATGCTCGAGAAGAAGCGCGCCACCTACGAGAATGCGACGCCCGCCGAGACGGTGGCCGAAACCGCGGACTGGACGAAGTCCTGGGACTATCGCGAGAAGAACCTCGCCCGCTCCTGCGTGACCATCAACCCGGCCAAGGCCTGCCAGCCGCTCGGCGCGGTCTTCGCCGCCGCCGGCTATGACAGCACCATGAGCTTCGTGCACGGCTCGCAGGGCTGCGTGGCCTACTATCGCTCGCACCTCGCCCGCCACTTCAAGGAGCCGTCCTCGGCGGTGTCCTCCTCGATGACCGAGGATGCGGCGGTGTTCGGCGGCCTGAACAACATGGTGGAAGGCCTCGCCAACACCTATGCGCTCTATTCGCCGAAGATGATCGCCGTTTCCACCACCTGCATGGCGGAAGTCATCGGCGACGACCTCAACTCGTTCATCATCAAGTCGAAGGAGAAGGAAAGCGTCCCGGCCGATTTTCCGGTGCCCTTCGCCCATACGCCGGCCTTCGTGGGCAGCCACGTCGACGGCTACGACAACATGCAGAAGGGCATCCTGTCGAACTTCTGGAAGGACGCGCCGCGCACCGCGGGCGAAGGCCTGAACATCATCCCGGGCTTTGACGGCTACTGCGTGGGCAACGTCCGCGAGATGAAGCGCATGCTCGGCCTGATGGGCGTCGAGGCGACCGTTCTGGGCGATGCCTCGGACGTCTACGACACCCCCTCGGACGGCGAGTACCGCATGTATGCGGGCGGCACCACGCAGGAGGAGATCAAGGAGGCCCTGAACGCGAAGGCCACCCTCTCGCTGCAGGAATATTGCACCCGCAGGACGCTCGCCTTCTGCGAGGAAGTGGGCCAGGAGACCGCGTCGTTCCACTATCCGATGGGCGTCAAGGCCACCGACGAGTTCCTGATGAAGGTCTCGGACCTGACCGGCAAGGAGATCCCGGAAGCGCTCCGCCTCGAGCGCGGCCGCCTGATCGACGCCATGGCCGACAGCCAGGCCTACCTGCACGGCAAGACCTACGCCATCTTCGGCGACCCGGACTTCGTCTATGCCATGGCCCGCTTCGTCATGGAGATGGGCGGCGAGCCGAAGCACTGCCTCGCCACCAACGGCGGCAAGGACTGGGAAGTGCAGATGAAGGAGCTGCTGGCCTCCTCGCCCTTCGGCGAAGGCTGCCAGGTCTGGGCGGGCAAGGACCTCTGGCACCTGCGCTCGATCCTCGCCACGGAACCGGCGGACCTGCTGATCGGCAGCAGCTATGGCAAGTATCTCGAGCGCGACTGCAACGTGCCGCTGATCCGCCTGACCTTCCCGATCTTCGACCGCCACCACCACCACCGCTTCCCGACCTTCGGCTATCAGGGCGCGATCCAGGTGCTGGTGAAGATCCTCGACAAGATCTTCGACAAGCTCGACGACGAGTCCGACATCTCGTTCGACCTGACCCGCTGA
- the nifX gene encoding nitrogen fixation protein NifX yields the protein MTDPADVPLRIAIATNDLETLNAHFGSCRSFALWDVSAKSARFVEAVGFDETTDQGGKHDDSADRITPKVEALTGCALLFVLAIGGPAAARVVRAGVHPIKRKEPEPISAIVAQVQDMLNGNVPPFLRKVLGRPAPSFLEEETR from the coding sequence ATGACCGACCCGGCCGACGTGCCCCTCAGGATCGCCATCGCGACCAACGACCTCGAAACCCTCAACGCCCATTTCGGCTCCTGCCGGAGTTTCGCGCTCTGGGACGTCTCGGCGAAATCCGCGCGCTTCGTGGAGGCCGTAGGCTTCGACGAGACCACCGATCAGGGCGGCAAGCACGACGACAGCGCCGACCGCATCACCCCCAAGGTCGAGGCGCTGACGGGCTGCGCGCTCCTGTTCGTGCTGGCCATCGGCGGTCCCGCCGCGGCCCGCGTGGTGCGCGCGGGCGTCCATCCGATCAAGCGCAAGGAGCCCGAGCCGATCTCGGCCATCGTCGCTCAGGTGCAGGACATGCTGAACGGCAACGTGCCGCCCTTCCTGCGCAAGGTGCTCGGCCGTCCTGCCCCCAGCTTTCTCGAGGAGGAGACGCGATGA
- the nifE gene encoding nitrogenase iron-molybdenum cofactor biosynthesis protein NifE, protein MSEALKQKIQDAFHEPGCATNTAKSEGERRKGCAKQLTPGAAAGGCAFDGAMIALQPITDVAHLVHAPLACWGNGWDNRGSASSGSDLYRRGFTTDLSELDIVMGRGEARLFRAIREVIAQENPAAVFVYATCVTALIGDDIGAVCKAAAERFGRPVIPINVPGYVGSKNLGNKLGVDALVEHVVGTMEPATATDCDINILGDFNLSGELWQVKPLLDRLGIRILGSVSGDARYAQVAMMHRARVTMLVCSHAFLGIARKLEDRYGIPWFEGSFYGISDTSDALRTLCRMLVERGAPADLVTRCEALIAEEEARTWAALEPLRPAVAGRRVLLYTGGHKTWSVVSALQELGMEVVGTSMRKATPGDRARVTEIMGTEAHMYENMAPKEMYRMLRDARADVLMSGGRSQFVALKARVPWIDVNQEKHEPYAGYMGMVDLVRAIDRSINNPMWAELRDPAPWDVPAEEAAVTPFSLAAVPGSKADFEDC, encoded by the coding sequence ATGTCGGAAGCCTTGAAGCAGAAGATCCAGGACGCCTTTCACGAGCCGGGCTGCGCCACGAACACCGCCAAGTCCGAGGGCGAGCGCCGGAAGGGCTGCGCGAAACAGCTGACGCCCGGCGCGGCGGCCGGGGGCTGCGCCTTCGACGGGGCGATGATCGCGCTGCAGCCCATCACCGACGTGGCCCATCTCGTCCATGCCCCGCTCGCCTGCTGGGGCAACGGCTGGGACAACCGCGGCTCGGCCTCGTCGGGCTCCGACCTCTACCGTCGCGGCTTCACCACCGACCTCTCCGAGCTCGACATCGTGATGGGCCGCGGCGAGGCCAGGCTCTTCCGTGCCATCCGCGAAGTGATCGCGCAGGAGAACCCGGCCGCAGTCTTCGTCTATGCCACCTGCGTGACGGCGCTCATCGGCGACGACATCGGCGCCGTCTGCAAGGCCGCCGCCGAACGGTTCGGCCGCCCGGTGATCCCGATCAACGTGCCGGGCTATGTGGGCTCGAAGAACCTCGGCAACAAGCTGGGGGTGGACGCGCTGGTCGAACATGTCGTGGGGACGATGGAGCCCGCGACGGCGACCGATTGCGACATCAACATCCTCGGCGACTTCAACCTGTCGGGCGAACTCTGGCAGGTGAAGCCGCTGCTCGACCGCCTCGGCATCCGCATCCTCGGCTCGGTCTCGGGGGATGCGCGCTATGCGCAGGTGGCCATGATGCACCGGGCGCGGGTGACGATGCTCGTCTGCTCGCACGCCTTCCTGGGCATCGCCCGCAAGCTCGAGGACCGCTACGGCATCCCGTGGTTCGAGGGCAGCTTCTACGGCATCTCCGACACGTCCGACGCGCTGCGGACCCTGTGCCGGATGCTGGTCGAGCGCGGCGCGCCCGCGGACCTCGTGACCCGCTGCGAGGCGCTGATCGCCGAGGAGGAGGCCCGCACCTGGGCCGCGCTGGAACCGCTCCGCCCCGCCGTCGCCGGCCGGCGCGTGCTCCTTTACACCGGCGGGCACAAGACCTGGTCGGTGGTCTCGGCGCTGCAGGAACTCGGCATGGAGGTGGTCGGCACCTCGATGCGCAAGGCCACGCCCGGCGACCGCGCGCGCGTCACCGAGATCATGGGCACCGAGGCCCACATGTACGAGAACATGGCGCCGAAGGAGATGTATCGGATGCTGCGGGACGCGCGGGCCGATGTGCTTATGTCGGGGGGGCGGTCGCAGTTCGTGGCGCTGAAGGCCCGCGTGCCCTGGATCGACGTGAATCAGGAAAAGCACGAGCCCTACGCAGGCTACATGGGCATGGTCGATCTCGTGCGCGCCATCGACCGGTCGATCAACAACCCGATGTGGGCCGAGCTGCGCGACCCCGCGCCTTGGGACGTGCCGGCCGAAGAAGCCGCCGTGACGCCCTTCAGCCTCGCGGCCGTTCCCGGCTCGAAAGCCGATTTCGAGGATTGCTGA
- the nifN gene encoding nitrogenase iron-molybdenum cofactor biosynthesis protein NifN — protein MARLIHPDRALSTNPLKVSAPLGAAMAYLGIEGAIPLFHGAQGCTAFAMVHMVRHFKEAIPLQTTAMNEVSAILGGGEQIEEAIENLRKRASPKFIGIASTALVETRGEDIAGELREMLARRRDFADTAVVYAATPDFAGGLEEGWARAVEAIIEALVTEGPRRLRQVNLLPGANMTAADIEEIAGLIRAFGLHPLILPDLSLSLDGHLAEDWRGHSLGGTRLADIATMGGSIATLALGEAMRPAAEKLAALGVPAHVFPSVTGLKAVDAFVATLMRLSGAEVPAGVRRDRARLADAMLDAHFHIGGLKVAMGLDPDLGLALGSTLAAMGAELTVVASTASPAVERLPVEEVLIGDLGDLERLAEASGAQLLLTHAHGRMMAERLHLPHVRAGFPIFDRLGTMDACRTGYRGTRAFLFEIANAVLAHPHRPRPEDFGAARLSPEFDHAPPPPQTH, from the coding sequence ATGGCCCGCCTCATCCACCCCGACCGCGCGCTCTCGACCAATCCGCTGAAGGTCTCGGCCCCGCTCGGCGCCGCCATGGCCTATCTCGGCATCGAGGGCGCGATCCCGCTCTTTCACGGCGCGCAGGGCTGCACCGCCTTCGCGATGGTCCATATGGTGCGCCACTTCAAGGAGGCGATCCCGCTTCAGACCACGGCGATGAACGAGGTCTCGGCGATCCTCGGCGGCGGCGAACAGATCGAAGAGGCGATCGAGAATCTGCGGAAGCGTGCCTCCCCGAAGTTCATCGGCATCGCCTCGACCGCGCTCGTCGAGACGCGCGGCGAGGATATCGCAGGCGAACTGCGCGAGATGCTGGCCCGGCGCCGCGACTTTGCGGATACGGCGGTGGTCTATGCGGCCACACCGGATTTCGCGGGCGGGCTCGAAGAGGGCTGGGCCCGCGCGGTCGAAGCCATCATCGAGGCGCTGGTGACCGAGGGGCCGCGGCGGCTCCGGCAGGTGAACCTCCTGCCCGGCGCCAACATGACCGCCGCCGACATCGAGGAGATCGCGGGCCTGATCCGTGCCTTCGGCCTCCATCCGCTGATCCTGCCCGATCTCTCGCTCTCGCTCGACGGCCATCTGGCCGAGGACTGGCGCGGCCATTCGCTGGGCGGCACGCGGCTGGCCGACATTGCGACGATGGGCGGCTCCATCGCGACGCTGGCGCTGGGCGAGGCGATGCGCCCGGCGGCCGAGAAGCTGGCCGCTCTGGGCGTGCCCGCGCATGTCTTTCCCTCGGTGACGGGGCTCAAGGCGGTGGATGCCTTCGTTGCGACCCTCATGCGGCTTTCTGGGGCGGAGGTGCCCGCAGGCGTCCGGCGCGACCGGGCGCGGCTGGCGGACGCGATGCTCGATGCGCATTTCCACATCGGCGGCCTGAAGGTTGCCATGGGTCTCGACCCGGACCTCGGCCTCGCGCTCGGGAGCACGCTGGCCGCCATGGGCGCCGAGCTGACGGTCGTCGCCAGCACGGCGAGCCCCGCCGTGGAACGCCTGCCGGTCGAGGAGGTGCTGATCGGCGATCTCGGCGATCTCGAGCGGCTGGCCGAAGCCTCCGGCGCGCAGCTTCTGCTGACCCACGCCCACGGCCGGATGATGGCCGAGCGGCTGCATCTGCCCCATGTCCGGGCGGGTTTTCCGATCTTCGACCGGCTGGGCACGATGGATGCGTGCCGCACCGGATACCGCGGCACGCGCGCCTTCCTTTTCGAGATCGCCAATGCCGTGCTTGCGCACCCGCACCGGCCGCGTCCGGAGGATTTCGGCGCCGCCCGTCTCTCCCCGGAGTTCGACCATGCCCCCCCGCCGCCTCAGACTCATTGA
- the fdxB gene encoding ferredoxin III, nif-specific, with protein MFITAFTRGGTEYTPKFLISIDMKTCIGCGRCYKVCGQDVMTLRGVTEEGELVDCSDDEDDDDEILRKVMVMAHPELCIGCGACNRVCPKDCQTHEPVER; from the coding sequence TTGTTCATCACCGCATTCACCCGGGGCGGCACCGAATACACCCCGAAGTTCCTCATCTCGATCGATATGAAGACCTGCATCGGCTGCGGCCGCTGCTACAAGGTCTGCGGCCAGGACGTGATGACGCTGCGCGGCGTCACCGAAGAGGGCGAGCTTGTCGACTGTTCGGACGATGAGGACGATGACGACGAGATCCTCCGCAAGGTCATGGTCATGGCCCATCCGGAGCTCTGCATCGGCTGCGGCGCCTGCAACCGCGTCTGTCCCAAGGATTGCCAGACCCATGAACCAGTGGAGCGCTGA